Proteins encoded together in one Amblyomma americanum isolate KBUSLIRL-KWMA chromosome 1, ASM5285725v1, whole genome shotgun sequence window:
- the LOC144099492 gene encoding uncharacterized protein LOC144099492: MGLGGVAVATVVSNACTLQNAPSRRRLECLVASAKCDASRQASLCGGLQPQRHPFRPPDAFARVPRLPRHNRRGHDDYVRSVRGKRHLSKLLIPATGVDTSGGQ; the protein is encoded by the exons ATGGGCCTCGGTGGAGTGGCTGTGGCCACAGTCGTCAGTAACGCGTGCACTCTGCAAAATGCTCCCAGCCGACGCCGTCTGGAGTGCTTAG TGGCCTCAGCCAAGTGCGATGCTTCCCGTCAGGCAAGCCTGTGCGGAGGTCTTCAACCGCAACGACACCCATTTCGCCCGCCCGATGCCTTCGCTCGTGTTCCTCGCCTGCCACGACATAATCGGCGAGGACACGATGA CTACGTCCGCAGTGTCCGTGGTAAACGGCACCTCAGCAAGCTGCTGATCCCGGCCACGGGGGTCGACACCAGCGGCGGACAATGA